GCCAAAAGATGCACGGTTGGCGTTACAGTAAAAAGGGCGATCGACTTTAACCCATCAACGGGTTTTTGATTCGATCTGCATCCAAGACTAATAAACGTAAAACTTAAATAAAATCCCAAATACCTATGACTGTGCCCTTAGACTTGGAGACATCCGAACCAGATTCCGACAACAACCTCGAACAATTTAGGGCGGAAAATAGCATTGCACCAATCGCCGATAATGTGATAGATGTCAGCAATTCGGAAGATTCAGAAGTTAGCCCGGAAACTGAAAATGGCATTGCACCAATCGCCGATGATGTGATAGATGTCAGCAACTCGGAAGATTCAGAAGTTAGCCCGGAAACTGAAAATGGCATTGCACCAATCGCCGATAATGTGATAGATGTCAGCAACTCGGAAGATTCAGAAGTTAGCCCGGAAACTGAAAATGGCATTGCACCAATCGCCGATGATGTGATAGATGTCAGCAACTCGGAAGATTCAGAAGTTAGCCCGGAAACTGAAAATGGCATTGCACCAATCGCCGATAATGTGATAGATGTCAGCAACTCGGAAGATTCAGAAGTTAGCCCGGAAACTGAAAATAGTATTGCACCAGTCGCCGATGATTTGACGGATGCCAGCAACTCGGAAGATTCTGGAGTTAGCCCGGAAACTGAAAATAGCATTGCACCAATCGCCGATGATTTCATGGGCTCCCGGAATCTCGAAAACGAATTTATTGACGAACTCCCTGACGAAGTAGAAATGTCTTTGTTCGAGCATTTAGAAGAATTGCGCCAGCGACTCTTTTATTCGCTAATTGCCGTAGCAATCGGTGTAGTTGGTTGCTTTTTAATCGTTAAGCCGATCGTACAATTGTTAGAAGTACCCGCCGGGCCAGTAAAGTTTCTGCAACTAGCTCCCGGTGAGTATTTCTTTGTTTCGATTGAAGTAGCAGGCTATAGCGGTTTGCTGATTGCAACTCCCTTTATTTTTTACCAAATAGCGCTATTTGTGCTACCAGGTTTGACTCGCAAAGAACGCGGGTTGCTGGGGCCAGTGTTTTTTGGTTCGAGTTTCCTATTTTTGGGGGGGCTGGTATTTGCTTACATTGCTCTGATTCCGG
Above is a genomic segment from Microcoleus sp. bin38.metabat.b11b12b14.051 containing:
- the tatC gene encoding twin-arginine translocase subunit TatC — translated: MGSRNLENEFIDELPDEVEMSLFEHLEELRQRLFYSLIAVAIGVVGCFLIVKPIVQLLEVPAGPVKFLQLAPGEYFFVSIEVAGYSGLLIATPFIFYQIALFVLPGLTRKERGLLGPVFFGSSFLFLGGLVFAYIALIPAALNFFVTYGADVVEQLWSIDKYFKFVLLLMFSTGLAFQIPIVQVLLGVLGIVSSKQMLSGWRYVVLGAAVLGAVLTPSTDPLTQSLLGGAVLALYFGGVGLVKLLGR